Genomic segment of Sandaracinaceae bacterium:
TCGGACGCGACGTCCATCACCCTCGGCAACTTCCCCGTCACCCGCGACACACTCTGCTGGCTTCAGCCGAGCGGGGCGCTGCGCTGCAACCACGGGGACTCGGAGACCCGCCTCGAGAACTACGAGACGTCGATGCCCGACGCCGTCGCGCTGCTGACACTGGGGACCATGCCTTGCGCGCGGTCGGCGACGAACCGACTGACCTGCCTCGCGCGCGGGAACGACGGCCGTGAGCAGCGCCCGACCTTCGAGCACGTCGTGCACGCTGCGGGCCGCGGGTCGACTGGCTGCCTCGTGTACGAGGACGGCGGCGTCGCGTGCGGGGATGCGCTGCGCGAGCTCGTGTTCAACAGGGTGCCCGACGCGCGTGACATGGTGTCCGTCGCCGTGGGGACGGAGTTCGCCTGTGGGCTGACGCACAACGCGCGTGTCGCCTGCTGGGGGGCGCACGCGCTCGGGAACGGGACCATCGATCCATCACCGACTCCGGTCATCGTCGAGGGCCTGCGCGACGTCGCGCAGGTGGTGGCCGGCGGGCTCTACGCGTGCGCGCGGACGCGAACTGGCGAAGTCTGGTGTTGGGGTGCGATGGGCGACGGGTCGCTCCCATACACCGGGCGGACCGACCCGGAGGCCCTCGCGCGTGCGCCAGTCGACGTGCCCAACCTGGTGGATGTCGCTGCCGTCGCTTCGTCGGACACGTACTCGTGCGCAGCGACCTCACGCGGCGAGGTGCGCTGCTGGGGCGCGGTTCCGGTGGGGTCGCGGCGCGTGATCACGCCCACCCCCACCGTCATCGAGGGCGTGGCCGACGTCCGCATGATGGCGCTGCTGCCGCGTCTCGCGTGCTTCCTGACGGACACTGGGGTCGCGTGTATCGGCGCGGACGCGACGACGGGCCCGTCGTCGGAGCGCACTCCCGGCGGTCGTCTCCACGTGGCCCAAGCGCGGGCCGGCGTGCGAGCCGACCGACTGGTGACCGCGTTCGGCGCCATCTGTGCGCGGACCGGAACCGCGTCGTGGGACTGCTGGGGTCACTCCGAGCGCGCCCCCGTCCCAGCGGCGTCGGTGTCGGCGGCGCTCGAAGGCCTGGTCAGCGTCGAGCACATCGAGCGCCACGTGGTGCGCGGCGTGAACGAGGCACGTGGAGAGGTGGTGATCTCGGCTCGAGCAGGCCAAGACGGGGGCCAAGCGCTCGTCCGCGGCATGGGGGTGCCCGTCGCGTTCGACGCAGACGGCGGGGTCGAAGACGAGCTCCCGTCGAACACGCCCTCGTACGGCGCCGAGTTCGCGTGCACCATCCAAGAGAGCGGTCTGGTGGCGTGCTGGGGAAGCAACGCTCGCGGCCAGCTGGGGCGCAACATGCGCCGTGACGCGAGACCCACCGCGATCCCCATCACGTCCCTCGGTCGCGCCCGAGCGGTCGCCGCGGGAGCGCACCACGTGTGCGCCCTGCGGGATGCGGGGACCGTCGCGTGCTGGGGCGATGACACGTACGGGCAGCTGGGGCAGGGCACGGTCCGGCGCACCGAGCGACCCGCGCGCGTCGACTTCGACGCGCCGTGCGTGGAGGCCCCGCTCGACCCCCTGCCCCGCTAGCAGCCCGTTGAAGAACTACCCTTTCTATCGCGCTAGCAACCGGGGCTCAATTGCCGCACGGTGAGGGAGCAGAACCTCGATGGTTCTGCGACCGAGGCGTGCGGCAAGTGGGCCTCGGGCTGCAAGCGAGAGGAAGGGAAGGTTCTTCAACGGGCTGCTAGCGGCGACCGGGTCCGAGGAGTGCGAGGGGCGTACGAGGAGCCGACGTGCGTTTGTGCTATCCCTCGGCCATGCAGGAGGTGTCACCTTGAAGGACATGCGAGCGAGGCGATACGGGGCCCTGGTGGTGGTGGGCTGTCTCGGCGCAACGCTGCTCGCGGCGGCGTGCGCAGGGCGCGAGTCTCCGCCGACAGTGCCGTCCCCCGCGCCGGTGCGACTCCCGGCGCTCGGCTACGCGCACCGGCTGCACGCCGACGAATACATGCTGTGTGACGAAGGGCCCGAGGGACGTCTCCGTTGCTATGGGCTCACCCCACTCCAGACCGACGAGGAAGGCTGGGTCACGTTCGCGGACGGCTTCAGCAGCGTCTCGATGGGGGCTGCGCAAGTCTGCGGACTGAGGGCGGGCCGGGTCGTGTGCTGGGGAGACAACGCCGTCACCCCGTCGGACGACACGCACCTCGCGCTGTGCACCGCAGCGTCCTTCCATGATGAGGACCGCGTGCGCGAGGTCGCGGTCAGCGGGGCGATGGGGTGCATCGTCACGGACAGTCGGACGGTCCGCTGCTGGGGCGACGAGTCGGAGTCGACGAGTCCCACGACCGCCGTGGGCCTCGTCGAAGGCGCCCACGGGTTGTCGGTCTCTCTCTGGCAAGGGTGCGCGCTGACGTCCGACGGCGTGCGCTGCTGGGGTAGCTCCATCATGGACGACGAGATCGCGACCCTCGAACACAGCTACCGCGTGGACGTGCCGGACCCCGCCCAAGTGGTGGTGGGTAGCGACTCGGCCTGCGCCCGAAGCTCCGATGGACGGGTTTTCTGCTGGGGCCACGACTACAACGGCTCTCTCGGCCGCGGAGCCGTCACGACCTACGCACGCCTCGGCGTAGAGCGCGTCGATGGCATTCAGGCCGTCGACTTGGTGGGGTCCGAGCGAACCGTGTGTGCTCGCGGTGAGGACGGGCGGACCTATTGTTGGGGCGACAACGCGCGCGGGCAGCTGGGCCTCGGCCACACGCGGCGCGTGGACACGCCCACGCACGTACCAGCACTGGATGGAGCGCTGGATGTCGCACCTGGTCTGGACTTCATCTGTGCGCGCTTCGCACAGGACGGCATCCGCTGCGCGGGTGACCTGGCGCCGCTGCAGTTCGAGGCCGTCCCCGAGGAGCACGGTCCCGCAGCCCTGCGGGGCGTTACGGCCACTGCCGTCTTCACGTCCGAACAGACCACGTGTATACGGGCCGCCACCGGGCTGCGCTGCTTCGGGGGCGCACAGACGGACAGCCGCGGATACGAGGAGGCCGTCGCAGGTTGGGACCCGGGTGTCCTTGACCCCGACGAGATCGCCGACCTCTACATCTACCTCGACGAGCCCTGTGTCCGTTGGCGTGATGGTCGGCTTGCCTGCCGGCGTGACGACGCGCGGTTCGAGCGTACGGGGACGCTGGCGCTCACGGCCGACAGCGCGGTCGTGTGCTTCGTGGATTCCACACGCCACGTCCACTGTGCGCACCGCTACGACACCGACGCTCCCGTCCCCGTCGCTGGTCTCGAGGACGCCGCGCTGATCGCGATGGACGCGGGGCGTGTGTGCGCCGTGTCGACTCGAGGGGCCCTGGCCTGCGCTCACATGCGCGCGGGACGAGGCGAGCCCGCAGACACGCTCCGAGCCGGCTTCACGGACATCCGCGCCCTCGCCCTCGCGGGCAACCAGACCTGCGTGGTGCGCCAAGGCGGCGAGCTCGTGTGCTGGGAGGGGGTGGCGCGCTACGAGGGCACGATCAACGGCATCTCGACCGTGGCGCATGGCGTCGACCAGATGTGCGTGCTGCAGGAGGGTCGCGTGCGCTGCATCGAGTTCGTCGACGGCCGGATGTCGCTGGGTCCAGCCGTGCCCGGCGTCGACGCGGTGGTCCAGCTGTCGACGGGCTTGGGACACTTCTGCGCGCGCCGCGAAGACGGCGAGGTGCTCTGCTGGGGGAGAAACCGGTACGCACAGCTGGGACGGTCGCTGCCGGCGCTGCGCCTCGACTTCGTGCGCATCCCGGACGTCGAGGTGACTCCCGTGCGAGCGGCCAGCTTCGAGTGCCGCGAAAACGAAGACGACGTGTATTGACCCGCGTCGCAGTCCGTCAGCGCCGCGCACGCCGAAGTCTCCGCCCACGAGCCAGTTTCATGGAGGAGTCGACGGCGCCGAGCTACGCGGCCACCGCCAGCGCGACGGCATCCGGCCCCGCAGGAAAGCGCAGCTGTCCCGAGGTGTCGGTGGCCGCGCGGTACACGGCCTCGGCGACGTCCGTCTCGCGCGTGTGCTCTGCGGGCGCGGCATAGGCGGCGAACACCTGCTGCACGAAGGGCGCGTATGCCTCGGGCATGTCGCCGCCCGCGCGCGCGCCCGTGTTGCTCGCGAAGGCCGTCGTCGCGCAGTAGCCGGGCTCCACGAGCTTCGCCCGAATGCCGAGCCCTTCCAGCTCGAAGGCGAGCGACGCGGTGAAGCCCTCGATGGCCATCTTGCTGGCGGTGTAGGCCGCGACGAGTGGCATGGGCGCGAGGGTGGCGCTGGAGGTGACGTTCACGATCACGCCGGAGCCCTGCGCGCGGAAGCGGGGCAGCGCGGCGTGCGTCATCGCCATGGTGCCGAAGGTGTTGGTCTCGAAGACCTCGCGCAGCGCTGCGAGCGGCATGGCCTCGAAGGGCCCGAAGGCCCCGATGCCCGCGTTGTTCACGAGGACGTCCAGCGGGCCGGCCTCGTCGAGGCAGCGCGCGATGCTCTCGGGGTCCGTCACGTCGAGGCGCATCAGGCGCAGCCGCTCGGACGATGGGAGGAGCTCGGGCCGAGGGTGGCGCATCGTCGCGACGACGTTCCAGCCACGCGACAGAAAGTGCCGCGCCGTCTCGAGCCCGTAACCAGAGGAAGAACCGGTGATGAGTGCTGTGTGCATGCACCCTGAGTAGCGCCCTGTTCACGGACTATCTATAATGCTTCGTCCATCTTTCATTATCGATCGTCCAGCCATGAGTGATCCCCTCTCCGAGCTCATCAGCCTGCTCCGGCCCCGCACGGTGTTCTCCAAGCCCATCAGCGGCGCGGGCCGCTGGGCGGTCCGCTACTCGGAGTTCGGTCAGCCCAGCTTCTGCACGGTGCTGGAGGGGAGCTGCCGGCTCGTGGTCGACGGTCACGGCGCGCTGACGCTCGAAGCGGGTGACTTCGTGCTGCTGCCCGCGACCCCGGGGTTCACCATGTCGAGCTTCCAGCGCGCCACCCCCGTGCACGTGGACCCACGCGCAGAGCCCCCCGCCACGGCCGAGGTGCGGCACGGGCGCGCGGGTCCGCCCGACGTGCGCCTCCTGGGAGGCTACTTCGTGTTCGACTCCCCGGACGCCGCGCTGCTGGTCTCGCTCCTGCCGCGCGTGGTGCACGTGCGCAACGCCGAGCGCCTCGCGCTGCTCGTGCGCCTGGTCGACGAAGAAGCGCGCGGCCAGCTCGCGGGGAGCGACTTCGTGCTCTCGCGCTTGGTGGACGCGCTGCTGGTCGAAGCGCTGCGGTCCGCGA
This window contains:
- a CDS encoding SDR family oxidoreductase; amino-acid sequence: MHTALITGSSSGYGLETARHFLSRGWNVVATMRHPRPELLPSSERLRLMRLDVTDPESIARCLDEAGPLDVLVNNAGIGAFGPFEAMPLAALREVFETNTFGTMAMTHAALPRFRAQGSGVIVNVTSSATLAPMPLVAAYTASKMAIEGFTASLAFELEGLGIRAKLVEPGYCATTAFASNTGARAGGDMPEAYAPFVQQVFAAYAAPAEHTRETDVAEAVYRAATDTSGQLRFPAGPDAVALAVAA
- a CDS encoding AraC family transcriptional regulator, which produces MSDPLSELISLLRPRTVFSKPISGAGRWAVRYSEFGQPSFCTVLEGSCRLVVDGHGALTLEAGDFVLLPATPGFTMSSFQRATPVHVDPRAEPPATAEVRHGRAGPPDVRLLGGYFVFDSPDAALLVSLLPRVVHVRNAERLALLVRLVDEEARGQLAGSDFVLSRLVDALLVEALRSATGEDAPPGLLRGLHDERLAPALRQMHADVTRAWSVGELAKAAALSRSGFFDRFTRTMGVPPMEYLLAWRMALAKELLREHDVALTDIATRVGYGSASAFSTAFSRHVGMPPSHYAQAHA